A window of the Calorimonas adulescens genome harbors these coding sequences:
- the wecB gene encoding non-hydrolyzing UDP-N-acetylglucosamine 2-epimerase — protein sequence MHKVKLMTVFGTRPEAIKMAPLILELKKHDSFETIVCVTGQHREMLDQVLGIFGIDVDFDLNIMQEKQSLTDITVNAIKGMEGVFSKVTPELVLVHGDTTTTFAASLAAFYHKIKVAHVEAGLRTHDKWFPFPEEMNRKLTGDLADIHFAPTAGAKQNLIAEGVAADNIFVTGNTVIDVLPYTIKEDYYFKTVALNEIDYDKMRIVVVEAHRRENWGRPMENICRAIKRLLREYSDMVVVYPVHLNPAVRDTVLSMLDGLDRCVLVDPLDIDDMHNLLYRSYMVLTDSGGLQEEVPSMGKPVLVLRRETERPEAVEAGTVKLVGLEEKDIYREASLLLSDAREYLAMANSVNPYGDGQASKRISGYLLNYYGFSKAKPEEFNR from the coding sequence ATGCATAAGGTAAAGCTGATGACTGTATTTGGCACAAGGCCTGAGGCCATCAAGATGGCACCTTTGATCTTAGAGCTTAAAAAGCATGACAGCTTTGAGACTATTGTGTGTGTTACGGGACAGCACAGGGAAATGCTTGACCAGGTCCTTGGTATATTTGGTATTGATGTTGATTTTGACCTGAATATAATGCAGGAAAAACAGAGTCTTACAGACATTACTGTAAATGCCATTAAGGGCATGGAAGGGGTATTCAGCAAAGTCACTCCTGAACTGGTGCTGGTGCATGGAGACACCACAACCACGTTTGCTGCTTCTTTAGCGGCATTTTATCATAAAATCAAGGTAGCCCATGTGGAGGCTGGTCTGAGGACCCATGACAAATGGTTTCCTTTTCCGGAGGAAATGAACAGGAAACTTACCGGCGATCTGGCAGATATCCATTTTGCACCAACTGCAGGGGCAAAGCAAAACCTCATTGCAGAGGGTGTAGCAGCGGATAATATATTTGTCACGGGGAATACTGTAATAGATGTACTTCCATATACAATAAAAGAGGACTATTATTTTAAAACGGTTGCACTGAATGAAATAGATTATGATAAAATGAGAATTGTTGTAGTGGAGGCACACAGGAGAGAAAACTGGGGCAGGCCGATGGAGAATATTTGCCGTGCCATAAAGAGGCTGCTCCGTGAGTACAGCGACATGGTGGTGGTCTATCCTGTACATCTAAACCCTGCAGTCAGGGACACTGTGCTTTCTATGCTTGACGGTCTTGACCGATGCGTACTTGTTGACCCGCTGGACATAGATGATATGCATAACCTGCTTTACCGCTCTTACATGGTGCTTACAGATTCAGGTGGCCTGCAGGAGGAAGTACCGTCTATGGGCAAACCAGTGCTGGTGTTGCGGCGTGAGACTGAGAGGCCAGAAGCAGTGGAGGCGGGTACTGTGAAGCTGGTAGGCCTCGAGGAAAAGGACATTTATAGGGAGGCTTCTCTACTTTTATCTGATGCCAGAGAATATTTAGCTATGGCTAACAGCGTAAATCCTTATGGAGATGGCCAGGCCTCAAAAAGGATATCAGGATATCTTTTGAATTATTATGGTTTTTCAAAGGCCAAACCGGAGGAGTTCAACCGGTAA
- a CDS encoding AtpZ/AtpI family protein — MWDMLSLFTYLGLYFGLPIILGIVLGRALDLNFQTQPIFLIIFLLLGVTGTFFNMYQYIKKGDKIRKK, encoded by the coding sequence ATGTGGGATATGCTTTCACTTTTTACATATCTTGGCCTGTATTTTGGCCTGCCAATAATCCTGGGTATAGTTTTAGGCAGGGCACTGGACTTGAATTTTCAAACACAGCCCATTTTTTTAATAATCTTTTTACTGCTGGGCGTTACAGGAACATTTTTTAATATGTATCAATATATTAAAAAAGGAGATAAAATAAGAAAAAAGTAA
- a CDS encoding DUF1659 domain-containing protein, translating into MSELVDSRLQIRYFMGNDENGRKQTKTVTYSRVKTSAADEQLLSVATKIAGLSSHPVDGLLRVNTVGLA; encoded by the coding sequence ATGAGCGAGTTAGTAGATTCCAGGCTTCAGATAAGATACTTTATGGGGAACGACGAAAATGGCAGGAAACAGACAAAGACGGTTACCTATTCAAGGGTTAAGACTTCGGCGGCTGATGAGCAGTTGCTGAGCGTGGCGACAAAAATTGCAGGTTTGAGCAGCCATCCTGTAGACGGTCTCCTGAGGGTAAATACTGTCGGCCTGGCCTAA
- a CDS encoding DUF2922 domain-containing protein, translating into MKQLQMSFKNDLGRNFRVNVDDIRDDVSPEEIKDCMDEILASDIFDANGGSIAEIVGAKIVTTDIVDVELPQ; encoded by the coding sequence GTGAAACAGCTTCAGATGTCTTTTAAAAATGACCTTGGCAGGAACTTTAGGGTTAATGTGGATGACATAAGGGATGACGTTTCTCCCGAAGAAATAAAAGACTGTATGGATGAGATACTTGCATCCGACATCTTTGACGCTAATGGTGGCAGCATTGCTGAGATTGTTGGCGCTAAGATAGTCACTACCGACATTGTAGACGTGGAACTGCCACAGTAG
- a CDS encoding MraY family glycosyltransferase, with product MIFAFLIAFLVTPMAKVIAIKVGAIDMPGEERRIHTRPIPRMGGLSIFAAFVLSTLVFMPMDIKTVGLILASSLIVVMGIVDDIKGLSATVKMGGQILAAMVLVFFGFRIEWLTSPLDGMIYLGWLSIPATVFWVVGITNTFNLIDGLDGLAAGISAISSVTMFVVALLNGRDTAAMLLLIVAGAALGFLPHNFNPAKIFMGDTGSLFLGFVLSAISIQGTIKGATAIAIVIPVLAMGLPIFDTAIAIVRRAKNGMPIMQPDRGHLHHRLLDMGFTQRQVVLILYAISGILGVVAIAVTNASPLWSLVLTLSVLLAAFIGTKRMGLLNPVGEKNINA from the coding sequence ATGATTTTTGCATTTTTAATTGCTTTTTTGGTTACACCTATGGCGAAGGTAATAGCCATAAAGGTAGGTGCTATAGATATGCCCGGTGAGGAGAGAAGGATTCATACACGTCCAATACCGCGGATGGGAGGTCTGTCCATATTTGCCGCCTTTGTTTTATCCACCCTTGTATTTATGCCGATGGATATAAAGACGGTTGGGCTTATCCTGGCAAGTAGCCTCATAGTAGTGATGGGCATAGTTGACGATATAAAGGGTCTTTCTGCTACCGTCAAGATGGGAGGCCAGATATTAGCTGCCATGGTGCTGGTGTTTTTTGGTTTCAGGATAGAGTGGCTGACCAGCCCCTTAGATGGCATGATATATTTGGGATGGCTTTCCATACCAGCCACTGTTTTCTGGGTGGTTGGCATAACCAATACATTTAACTTGATAGATGGTTTGGATGGCCTGGCCGCAGGTATTTCTGCCATATCATCGGTTACAATGTTTGTGGTAGCTCTTTTAAATGGAAGGGATACAGCAGCCATGCTTCTGCTGATAGTTGCTGGGGCAGCCCTTGGGTTTCTGCCTCACAATTTCAATCCAGCAAAGATATTTATGGGGGATACGGGCTCTCTCTTTTTAGGTTTTGTACTTTCGGCTATATCTATACAGGGGACTATCAAAGGAGCTACAGCCATAGCCATAGTTATACCAGTACTGGCCATGGGCCTGCCCATATTTGATACGGCCATTGCAATTGTGAGAAGAGCAAAGAATGGTATGCCTATAATGCAGCCTGACAGAGGTCATCTGCACCACAGGCTTCTGGACATGGGCTTTACGCAGAGGCAGGTTGTACTCATACTTTATGCCATAAGCGGGATACTGGGAGTGGTGGCTATTGCTGTCACAAATGCATCACCGCTGTGGTCATTGGTGCTTACACTGTCTGTATTGCTTGCTGCCTTTATAGGCACAAAGCGTATGGGGCTTTTAAATCCTGTAGGGGAGAAAAACATAAATGCATAA
- the upp gene encoding uracil phosphoribosyltransferase, whose amino-acid sequence MYDYCENVHVIDHPLIQHKLALIRDINTGSKDFRELLEEVAMLMAYEVTRNLPTEEVEVRTPVGIAKCKVMSGKKLGIIPILRAGLGMVNGILELVPTAKVGHIGLYRDPETLEPVEYYCKLPTDIGERDLIVLDPMLATGGSAAAAIRFLKDRGATSIRLVNLIAAPEGIDRVTRVHPDVEIYVAAVDERLNEHGYIVPGLGDAGDRLFGTK is encoded by the coding sequence ATGTACGACTACTGTGAGAATGTCCACGTTATTGATCATCCATTGATACAACATAAACTGGCGCTTATAAGGGATATCAACACCGGCTCAAAGGATTTCAGAGAATTGTTGGAGGAGGTAGCTATGCTCATGGCCTATGAGGTGACAAGGAATCTTCCAACAGAAGAGGTAGAAGTCAGGACCCCTGTGGGTATTGCCAAATGCAAGGTTATGAGCGGGAAGAAGCTTGGCATCATACCGATATTGAGGGCGGGCCTTGGGATGGTAAATGGCATATTAGAGCTGGTGCCTACAGCCAAGGTTGGGCACATTGGCCTGTATAGAGACCCAGAAACGCTGGAACCCGTTGAGTATTACTGTAAACTTCCTACAGATATAGGGGAGAGGGATCTCATAGTGCTCGATCCAATGCTTGCTACTGGAGGCTCAGCAGCGGCGGCGATTCGGTTCTTAAAGGACAGAGGGGCTACCAGCATAAGACTTGTAAACCTTATTGCTGCGCCTGAAGGTATAGATAGGGTGACAAGAGTACACCCCGATGTGGAGATATATGTAGCTGCCGTAGATGAGAGACTCAATGAACATGGATATATAGTACCGGGCCTGGGGGATGCAGGAGACAGGCTTTTTGGTACAAAGTGA
- a CDS encoding YwmB family TATA-box binding protein has translation MRKLIVPALLFLIVTAFVYPEVGGANISKVSIKEALERSGAAFDGAEINGFSLLNEKFMGYRLLEETVENLAQRIGNQNIYRISGIDEEDYRQVTLKGEDNDAAFAITIQTYNLPSGPESYLIVNCYIKDSSEDIGEAYEEVKKCFDALKVKKPQISVILTGHFDKKLSEKDMNTIVSSIMSSLDASYTKNRLYDDMLTMTGYSEKLGEYIELGNEKINLNLAMRYSDSDGKTYLWLGTPVITTDY, from the coding sequence ATGAGGAAATTAATTGTACCGGCATTGTTATTTTTAATTGTAACAGCTTTTGTTTATCCTGAGGTGGGTGGTGCCAATATATCGAAGGTGTCAATAAAAGAAGCCTTGGAGAGGAGCGGTGCAGCTTTTGATGGGGCTGAAATAAATGGATTTTCATTGCTAAATGAAAAATTTATGGGCTACAGGCTGCTGGAGGAGACGGTCGAAAACCTGGCACAACGCATTGGCAATCAAAATATCTACAGAATCAGCGGCATAGATGAAGAAGACTATAGGCAGGTTACACTGAAGGGCGAGGATAATGACGCTGCTTTTGCCATCACCATTCAGACCTACAATCTACCCTCGGGACCGGAGAGTTATTTAATCGTAAACTGCTACATCAAGGACAGCAGTGAGGATATAGGTGAAGCCTATGAAGAGGTGAAAAAGTGCTTTGATGCGCTAAAAGTAAAAAAGCCACAGATATCGGTTATCTTAACAGGACATTTTGACAAAAAATTATCAGAAAAAGACATGAATACGATAGTGAGTTCCATAATGAGCAGTCTTGATGCCTCATACACAAAAAACCGGCTGTATGACGATATGCTGACAATGACCGGTTATAGTGAAAAATTGGGTGAATATATAGAGCTGGGGAATGAAAAAATAAATTTAAACCTGGCTATGAGGTATTCAGATTCTGATGGTAAGACATACCTGTGGCTGGGTACGCCGGTTATAACTACAGATTACTAA
- the cdaA gene encoding diadenylate cyclase CdaA has protein sequence MFQDLLNLFRMIRIADIVDMAIIAYVLYRVLVFIRNSRAEQLVKGLFVLLFITWASGWMGLRTINWILRNAMTVGVIALLIVFQPELRKALETLGRGEFIRRTLLNEENSGESTIDKIVDAAAYLSRAKIGALIIIEREMGLNDVIETGIKLDSLLSSELLINIFIPNTPLHDGAVIIRGDRIMAASCFLPLSENPNLSKELGTRHHAGIGITEVSDAVAVIVSEETGTISIAQNGRLSRYLDSKTLKELLKSIFIKQREPKASSWTRWVKK, from the coding sequence TTGTTTCAGGACTTATTAAACCTTTTTCGGATGATCAGAATTGCTGATATTGTTGATATGGCAATTATTGCCTATGTCTTATACAGGGTACTTGTCTTTATAAGGAATTCCAGGGCAGAACAGCTGGTAAAGGGTCTTTTTGTGCTTCTGTTTATAACCTGGGCCAGTGGTTGGATGGGTCTTCGGACGATTAACTGGATATTGAGGAATGCTATGACTGTAGGTGTAATAGCCCTCCTCATAGTATTTCAGCCGGAGCTCAGGAAAGCACTGGAGACACTGGGCAGGGGCGAGTTTATAAGGCGTACTCTCTTAAATGAAGAGAATAGCGGTGAGTCCACCATTGACAAGATAGTGGATGCAGCAGCATATCTGTCGCGGGCCAAGATAGGTGCCCTTATTATTATAGAGAGGGAGATGGGTCTAAATGACGTGATTGAGACTGGTATAAAACTGGATTCTCTTTTAAGTAGTGAACTTCTTATAAACATATTTATACCCAATACGCCGCTTCACGATGGTGCGGTTATAATACGGGGAGATAGAATTATGGCAGCCTCATGTTTTTTGCCTCTTTCGGAAAATCCAAACCTCAGCAAGGAACTGGGCACGAGGCATCATGCAGGCATAGGGATTACCGAGGTCTCGGATGCTGTGGCTGTCATAGTCTCAGAAGAGACAGGCACTATCTCCATTGCGCAAAATGGAAGACTCTCCAGGTATTTAGATTCTAAAACCCTGAAAGAATTATTGAAGAGTATATTTATAAAGCAGAGGGAACCCAAGGCTTCAAGTTGGACAAGGTGGGTGAAAAAATGA
- a CDS encoding deoxycytidylate deaminase, translating into MRPSWDDYFMEILDIVKTRSTCLRRQVGAIIVRGNRILTTGYNGAPSGMAHCSETGCLRDKMGIPSGERQELCRGLHAEQNAIIQAGLYGIDIKGSTIYCTHKPCITCTKMIINAGIIRVVYKEDYPDELSEEFFKEAGVNMDIYPQMR; encoded by the coding sequence ATGCGCCCTTCATGGGATGACTATTTCATGGAAATTCTGGATATAGTAAAGACCCGCTCCACCTGTCTCAGGAGACAGGTAGGGGCAATCATAGTTAGAGGCAACAGGATCCTTACCACTGGGTACAACGGTGCACCCAGTGGGATGGCCCACTGCAGCGAAACGGGGTGCTTGAGAGATAAGATGGGCATACCCTCAGGAGAAAGACAGGAGCTATGCCGTGGCCTGCATGCAGAGCAAAATGCCATTATACAGGCCGGACTCTATGGTATAGATATAAAAGGATCTACCATATATTGTACCCATAAGCCATGTATTACCTGTACCAAGATGATAATAAATGCTGGTATAATCAGAGTCGTATACAAAGAGGATTATCCCGATGAGCTTTCAGAAGAGTTTTTTAAAGAAGCGGGAGTAAATATGGATATATATCCGCAGATGAGGTGA
- a CDS encoding YvrJ family protein, protein MDEIFSQIANLGFPIVVSIYLLVRIEAKLDNLTVSITELSKAIENIKRV, encoded by the coding sequence ATGGATGAGATATTTTCGCAGATTGCAAACCTTGGCTTTCCCATTGTGGTGAGCATTTACCTTCTGGTAAGGATTGAAGCCAAACTGGACAATCTGACGGTATCAATAACAGAACTGTCCAAAGCCATAGAGAATATTAAGAGGGTCTGA
- the murA gene encoding UDP-N-acetylglucosamine 1-carboxyvinyltransferase: MRRLIVEKSPPLHGIINVSGSKNAVLPIMAACILANGEIKLEDIPKLEDVLVMERMIKAIGLEVHEDGKNLYIKGTENIKCEAPYDLVRMLRASFLVMGPILARKGKVRIALPGGCNIGSRPVDLHLKGFRALGAEIDMGHGYVEAHAQALRGNKIYLDFPSVGATENIMMAAILAKGVTILENAAEEPEIVDLANFLNEMGAKVVGAGTDCIRIEGVEWLKGTSHTVIPDRIEAGTYMIAAAMTGGRVVIRNVEIEHLKPIVAKLTEAGVAIDINENEIVVDGRRGIRHVDVKTLPYPGFPTDLQPQMMAMLSIAQGTSIVIETVFENRFQHVPELKRMGADIKIEGRSAVVQGVDNLTGAEVKATDLRAGAALVLAGLVAERQTEVTEIQHIHRGYVDMKGKLEQVGARIREIN, from the coding sequence ATGAGAAGGCTCATTGTGGAAAAAAGTCCACCACTTCACGGAATCATTAATGTAAGCGGCTCTAAAAATGCTGTACTGCCAATAATGGCTGCCTGTATACTCGCTAATGGGGAGATTAAACTGGAGGATATACCAAAACTTGAGGATGTACTGGTCATGGAGCGGATGATTAAGGCCATTGGACTGGAAGTCCATGAGGATGGGAAAAATCTCTATATAAAAGGTACGGAGAATATAAAATGCGAGGCTCCATATGATTTGGTACGCATGTTGAGGGCCTCTTTTCTTGTTATGGGGCCAATTTTAGCCAGAAAGGGCAAGGTGCGTATAGCCCTTCCCGGGGGATGCAACATAGGCAGCAGACCGGTTGACTTGCACCTTAAAGGCTTTCGGGCACTGGGGGCGGAAATAGATATGGGGCATGGATATGTTGAGGCCCATGCTCAGGCCTTAAGAGGAAACAAGATATATCTTGACTTTCCCAGTGTGGGAGCCACAGAGAACATCATGATGGCGGCCATTCTGGCCAAAGGCGTGACAATATTAGAAAACGCCGCAGAAGAGCCGGAGATAGTTGACCTTGCCAATTTTCTCAACGAGATGGGCGCAAAGGTAGTGGGGGCAGGGACTGACTGCATCAGGATTGAAGGTGTAGAATGGTTGAAAGGTACCAGCCATACCGTAATACCTGACAGGATAGAGGCAGGCACCTATATGATTGCTGCAGCTATGACGGGAGGCAGGGTCGTAATAAGGAACGTTGAGATTGAACACTTGAAGCCTATAGTTGCAAAACTCACGGAGGCAGGAGTGGCCATAGATATTAATGAAAATGAGATAGTGGTTGACGGCAGAAGAGGTATAAGGCATGTGGATGTCAAGACACTTCCCTATCCTGGGTTTCCAACGGACCTTCAGCCCCAGATGATGGCAATGCTCTCTATTGCCCAGGGCACAAGCATTGTGATAGAGACTGTTTTTGAAAACAGGTTTCAGCATGTGCCGGAGTTAAAAAGGATGGGGGCAGATATCAAGATAGAAGGCAGGAGCGCAGTGGTGCAGGGGGTGGACAACCTTACAGGGGCAGAGGTTAAGGCTACAGACCTGAGGGCCGGTGCCGCCCTGGTGCTGGCAGGCCTTGTAGCTGAGAGGCAGACTGAAGTTACAGAGATACAGCATATACACCGTGGATATGTAGACATGAAGGGGAAGCTGGAACAGGTAGGCGCAAGAATAAGAGAAATAAATTAG